The Rubricoccus marinus nucleotide sequence NNNNNNNNNNNNNNNNNNNNNNNNNNNNNNNNNNNNNNNNNNNNNNNNNNNNNNNNNNNNNNNNNNNNNNNNNNNNNNNNNNNNNNNNNNNNNNNNNNNNNNNNNNNNNNNNNNNNNNNNNNNNNNNNNNNNNNNNNNNNNNNNNNNNNNNNNNNNNNNNNNNNNNNNNNNNNNNNNNNNNNNNNNNNNNNNNNNNNNNNNNNNNNNNNNNNNNNNNNNNNNNNNNNNNNNNNNNNNNNNNNNNNNNNNNNNNNNNNNNNNNNNNNNNNNNNNNNNNNNNNNNNNNNNNNNNNNNNNNNNNNNNNNNNNNNNNNNNNNNNNNNNNNNNNNNNNNNNNNNNNNNNNNNNNNNNNNNNNNNNNNNNNNNNNNNNNNNNGGGCGCACCGCGACGACAGGCGGGCCTCTGGCGAGCTGTACATCACGCACCCGTTGGAGGTGGCGGTCATCGCCGCGCGAGACATCCGGTTCGACGACGTGACGGTCGCGGCGGCGCTCCTGCACGACACGGTGGAGGACACCGACCTCTCCATCGACCTCATCCGCGAGGAGTTCGGCGACGACATCGCGAGCATCACCGACGGCGTGACCAAGATCGGTCACGTGTTCGATTCCCGAGCCATGGGCCGCGCCGAGAACGTGCGCAAGCTCATGCTCTCGATGGCGAGCGACATCCGTGTCATCCTCGTCAAGTTCGCCGACCGGCTCCACAACATGCGCACGCTCGGCGGGCTGCCGCAGCGCAAGCAGATCCGCATCGCGACCGAAACGAGTGACCTCTACGCGCCTCTGGCGCACCGCTTTGGCCTCCACGAGGTTAAGACCGAGTTCGAAGACCTCTCGCTGAAGTACCTGGAGCCGGAGGCGTTCAAGACCATCGCCAAAGGCCTCAACGCGAAGAAAAAGCAACGGGAGAAGTTCGTTGAGCGGTTTATCGAGCCGATCCGGCGCGAGCTGACGGAGTCCGGCTTCGACTTCGACATCTACGGCCGCCCCAAGTCCATCCACTCCATCTGGCGCAAGATGAAGCGCCAGGACGTGGACCTGGATGGCATCTACGACCTGTTCGCGATCCGCGTCATCCTCAACTCCGAGGGGAAAAAGGGAAAGGAGGACTGCTGGCGCGCCTACTCCGTCCTCACGGACCTCTACGCGCCCATCCCCGAGCGCTTCCGCGACTTCATCTCGGTCCCGAAGTCCAACGGCTACCAGAGCCTCCACACGACGGTCCTGGGCTCGGACGGTCGCGCGGTCGAGATCCAGATCCGGACCGCGGAGATGCACGAAATCGCCGAGCGCGGCGTCGCTGCCCACTGGAAGTACAAGGAGAACACCGGGACGGATAAGCCGCCGTCGTCCAAAACCATCGCGCCAGAGGCCTCTGGCGGCAAAGGCGCCGTGCCGCTGGATGCCGGCCGCGACGCGCGCTTGGACGCGATGTACGCCTGGGCGCGGGACCTGCTGGAGTCTCCCCGCAGCGACGACGCGGGTGAGTTCGTGCGCGACTTCCAGCTTCAACTCTACGACGAGGAGATCCACGTCTTCACGCCCGGCGGCGACCTCGTTACGCTCCCGCAAGAGGCCACGCCGGTCGACTTCGCGTTCCAGATCCACTCCGAGGTGGGCTTCCACTGCATCGGCGCGAAGGTCAACGGCAAGATGGTGCCGCTGTCTCACACGCTGACCTCTGGCGATCAAGTCGAGATCCTCACGTCTAAAAAGCAGTCGCCCAATCCAGACTGGATGGGGTTTGTCGTCACGCAGAAAGCGCGCTCCCGCATCCGGCAGTGGATCAACGAGAAGCGCCGGAAGGCTGTAGATCATGGGCGGACGCTGCTCGAAAAGAAGATGCGCCGCGCCGGCGTGGAGGCGGACAAGCAGCAGTTGGAGCGCGTCACCAGCAAGCTCCGCTTTCCGTCCACGCAGCAGCTTTACTACGAGATCGGGTCCGGCCTCTACGACCCTTCGGACTTCGTGGAGCAGCTACGCCAGCGCGTTACGCCGGAGCCCTCGCCAGAGGCCAGCCCGGCGCGTCTGGAAGTGGAGCAGTACGCGGAGACCTTCAAGGAAGTCGCCCGCGAGCGGGGCAAGCCGTCGCTCATCATCGACGGCGAGGCGCACACCGACATGGCGGTGGAGTACGCCACGTGCTGCACGCCCATCCCGGGCGACGAGGTGTTCGGCTACATCTCCAAAACAGGCGCGATCAACATCCACCGGAACAGCTGCAAGAACGCCCCGCACCTGTTGCTGGAACGTGCCGAGCGCGTGATCGACGTGGAGTGGAGCCGTCAGAAGGACGTGCACTTCGTCTCCGCGCTCCGCATCGTCGGCGAGGACCGTGTCGGGCTGGTGAGTGACCTCACCACGGTCATCTCGAAGAACCTCAAGACCAACATCCGCTCCATCACCATCGCCGGGGAGGACGGCATGTTCGAGGGGATCGTCGGCCTGTATGTGTCTGACCTCGGGCAGTTACGCCGCATCATGAAACGGGTCGGACGCCTGGATGGGGTCTACGGAGTCTATCGGCTCGAAGAGTAGCTGCTGCACGCCGGGTGCCGGCTCGGATGGATATATGTGCGTTGGGTTT carries:
- a CDS encoding RelA/SpoT family protein; amino-acid sequence: AHRDDRRASGELYITHPLEVAVIAARDIRFDDVTVAAALLHDTVEDTDLSIDLIREEFGDDIASITDGVTKIGHVFDSRAMGRAENVRKLMLSMASDIRVILVKFADRLHNMRTLGGLPQRKQIRIATETSDLYAPLAHRFGLHEVKTEFEDLSLKYLEPEAFKTIAKGLNAKKKQREKFVERFIEPIRRELTESGFDFDIYGRPKSIHSIWRKMKRQDVDLDGIYDLFAIRVILNSEGKKGKEDCWRAYSVLTDLYAPIPERFRDFISVPKSNGYQSLHTTVLGSDGRAVEIQIRTAEMHEIAERGVAAHWKYKENTGTDKPPSSKTIAPEASGGKGAVPLDAGRDARLDAMYAWARDLLESPRSDDAGEFVRDFQLQLYDEEIHVFTPGGDLVTLPQEATPVDFAFQIHSEVGFHCIGAKVNGKMVPLSHTLTSGDQVEILTSKKQSPNPDWMGFVVTQKARSRIRQWINEKRRKAVDHGRTLLEKKMRRAGVEADKQQLERVTSKLRFPSTQQLYYEIGSGLYDPSDFVEQLRQRVTPEPSPEASPARLEVEQYAETFKEVARERGKPSLIIDGEAHTDMAVEYATCCTPIPGDEVFGYISKTGAINIHRNSCKNAPHLLLERAERVIDVEWSRQKDVHFVSALRIVGEDRVGLVSDLTTVISKNLKTNIRSITIAGEDGMFEGIVGLYVSDLGQLRRIMKRVGRLDGVYGVYRLEE